Within the Opitutaceae bacterium TAV5 genome, the region GGCGACCTCCGCTACACTTATGAATATCAGTCGGCGTTGACGCCTCAGCCGTATTGGCTGAGCGGTTACTACTGGACCAATGCCCCGGGTGGAGGATGGAATCCACCGTCGCCGCAACTGAACACCGGATCGCCCCGGCGCGTTTTGATCACGTGCATCACCATGAACGGCTATAAAGGCGTGCACGGCGGGAGTGTGAATTTTGGCTTCGCAGACGGTCACGTGCAGGCATTGAAAAAGACAATCAATCAGGACGTGACGGTGAGCACGCTGGAACTGAAATAGGCTGACCATTCAAAATCCGGCGTGGCCCCACGTATCTTTTGGAACTGGCAGGCAAGATGCCTGCTCTGCCGGGGGGGGCTGTCGCACTGTTGTTTTACATGCTGCTTTTATGATCCAGCTTTTGGATAACGATCCTGTATGTGGCCATGCGCCTGTCGGAATGGCGGCACCGGAGCGGACGCCTGCGCTGGCAGGTCCGCATTCATTGCGGACGGAGCAGCATGTGAATCCTCTCGGGTTGGGGTGCGCGCGGCCGCGGTTGTCATGGAAGCTGCCGGTGGAGATCGGTGGGCGGCGGGTGGTGCGTCAGGTGGCGTGGCAGGTGCGGGTTTCGGGCGCTTTTGATACGGGGCGGCGGACGGGCTCCGGATCGGTTTTTGTGGAGTGGCCCGGGGAAACGTTGCGGAGCCGACAGCGTGCAAGCTGGCAGGTGCGCGTCTGGGTGTGCGTGGGCGAGGAGGATGCCGTGGTGGCGACCGGCTGGAGTGATGCGGCCGTTTTCGAAACGGGGTTGCTCGCGCGTGATGACTGGGCGGCACGATGGATCGGGTATGGAGACGAGGGGAAGACGGATACGCCGCCATCGCCGTTTTTGCGCCGGGGGTTTTTGTTGGAAGCGGAGCCGGTACGGGCGCGGCTGTATGCCGCGGCTCTTGGGCTTTTTGAGTTCCGGATGAATGGAGAGCCCGTGCATCCGGAGGTGGTGCTGGCCGGAGGATGGACGGATTTTCGCAAGCGGGTGCAGAGTTACGCGTTTGATGTCACGGCGCTGGTCCGGCGCGGGGAAAATGTCCTCGGGGCGATTCTGGCCGACGGCTGGTATGCGGGGTATCTTTCGTGCGACGGGAAACGGCACATTTACGGAGGGGCGCCGGCATTGCTGGCGCAACTGGAAATCGAGTGTGCGGACGGGAGCGTGGTGCGCGTGGTCAGCGATGGATCGTGGGAGGGACGAACGGGGCCGATCGTATCGGCTGATTTGTATCATGGTGAACATTACGACGCACGTCTGGAACTGGCGGGGTGGTGCGGGGAGGCGCCGGAGGAGACCGGAGCGAAAGAATCAGTGCACATGGGCCGGAAGCCCCTGCCACTTCCGGATCACGGGCTGGAAGCCCGTGCCACATGGCGGGCGGGACGCCCGCTGACCAGAGATCAGAAGCCAGAGGACAGAGAACAGAAGTCAGAGGACGGAAGTCAGGCTGTGGCGGTCGGTTGTCTGTCTTCTGATTTCTGTCTTCTGACCTCTGAATTGCGGGCGGGACGCCCGCGCCACACGGAGGGGTGGACGCCGGTTGACGAGCGGGCGTGGCCGGAGGGATTGTTGATCGAGCCACGGGTGGCGGAGCCGGTGCGGCGGATCGGGGAGCGGGTGACGCATGCGGTGACCGAGCCGTCGGCGGGGGTTTATATTTTCGATTTCGGACAGAACTTTTCAGGCTGGGCGCGATTGCGCCGGGCGGGACGACGCGGGCAGCGGGTGGTGCTGCGGTTTGGCGAGATGCTCAACGCCGATGGAACGCTCTACACGGCCAACCTGCGCACGGCGCGGGCGACGGATGCCTATACGTTCGGGCGTGATGAGACGGTCGAGTGGGAGCCGCGATTTACGTTTCACGGATTTCGTTATGTGGAGGTGCGCGGGCTGGAGCTGGCGGCGGGGGAGTTACCGGGGCCGGATGTGATCACGGGGGTTGTCGTGCACAACGACATGCGGGAGACGGGCGCGTTTCGGTGTTCGGATGAGCGCGTCAACCAGTTGGCGGAGAACATCCGGTGGAGTTTGCGGAGCAATTTTCTGGAGATTCCGAGCGACTGTCCGCAACGCGACGAGCGGTTGGGGTGGTCTGGCGACATCCAGATTTTTGCGAAGACGGCGGCGTTTTTTTACGACACCGACGCCTTTTTGACCAAATGGATGCGCGATCTGCGCGACGGGCAGCTCGCGGACGGGGCGTTTCCCGATCTGGCGCCGACATTCATCTGCGGTTTCGGAAACGCGGCTTGGGCGGACGCGGGAGTGATCGTGCCGTGGGTGTTGTATCGGCGTTTCGGCGACGTATCGGTGCTGGAGGAAAATTATGCGGCGATGTGCGCGTGGATGCGATTTCAGGAAGCGACGAGCCGGGACGGGGTGCGTCCGCCGACGGTTTACGGCGACTGGCTGGCGCTCGATGCGGTGAAACCGGAGCATGCGCCGGTGCCGAGCGATTTTGTCGGGACGGCGTATTTCGCGCGGACTTGCGCGATCATGGCGCGGGTGGCGCGGTTGCTGGGGCACGAGGAGGATGCGCGGGGGTTCGCGGCACTGGATCGCAGGGTGAGGGCGGCCTTCAGGCGTGAATTTGTGACGGCAGGCGGGCGGCTGGCGGGGGAATGCCAGACGGCGTATGCACTGGCGCTGGCGTTCGATTTGTTGCCGCCGGCGTGGCGGGCGGGGGCGGTGGATCGGCTGGCGGGGTTGATCGGGAAGCATGGCGGGCACCTGAGCACGGGATTTGTCGGAACGCCGTTGCTGTGCCCGGTGCTGAGCCGGTTCGGGCGGCACGATGTGGCGATGAGGTTGTTGCTGAACGATACGTATCCGTCATGGCTTTACACGGTGAAGCAGGGGGCGACGACCCTATGGGAACGCTGGAACAGTTTTTCGCACGAGCACGGGTTCGGCGACGCGGGGATGAATTCGTTCAACCACTATGCGTTCGGCGCGATCGGAGAATGGTTAATCCATTTCGTGGCAGGGATTGCGCCGGGGCAATCGGCCCCGGCATATCGTCACATCGTGTTTCGACCGCAGCCTTGCGCGGGACTGGACCGTGCAGAGGCGGAGCTGGAGACGCCGTATGGACAGGCGACGATTGCGTGGCGTGTGGAGGGAAGGCGGATGGAAGGGGTCTTGAGGGTGCCGCCGGGGGCGTTTGCGGATTTCGAGGGGGGAGTGTTTTCGCGGTCGCAGGTACGGCCGCAGGACGGAACGGAGTCGTGGGCGGAGGCGGGAGGGGAAAGGATGAGGTTGCGGGCGGGGAGGTATGTTTTTGATGGGGTGTGGTGAGATCTACCAGGCGCTGATGCTGTCGTAACGGAAAGTCATCTTGTCGGAGTCGTAGTCCTTGAAGGTGGACACGTGGCCGTCGGCGAAGAGGATGGCCTGGGTGCCGTCGGAGAAAAGGGTGCCATCGGAAGCTTTGACGCAGTTTTGCGTATAATCGTCCTTGTCGTAATCGGGTTCCGAGAATTTGTAGTTGGTTTCTCCGGCGAGGACGAACTGGGCAGGAAATTCGATCAGGCTACGAATGACTTGGGAGAAGTCATTATCCCTTATGTAAGCCGCCCGTGTGCCCAGGAAGTAGGCGCTCC harbors:
- a CDS encoding alpha-L-rhamnosidase, which produces MAAPERTPALAGPHSLRTEQHVNPLGLGCARPRLSWKLPVEIGGRRVVRQVAWQVRVSGAFDTGRRTGSGSVFVEWPGETLRSRQRASWQVRVWVCVGEEDAVVATGWSDAAVFETGLLARDDWAARWIGYGDEGKTDTPPSPFLRRGFLLEAEPVRARLYAAALGLFEFRMNGEPVHPEVVLAGGWTDFRKRVQSYAFDVTALVRRGENVLGAILADGWYAGYLSCDGKRHIYGGAPALLAQLEIECADGSVVRVVSDGSWEGRTGPIVSADLYHGEHYDARLELAGWCGEAPEETGAKESVHMGRKPLPLPDHGLEARATWRAGRPLTRDQKPEDREQKSEDGSQAVAVGCLSSDFCLLTSELRAGRPRHTEGWTPVDERAWPEGLLIEPRVAEPVRRIGERVTHAVTEPSAGVYIFDFGQNFSGWARLRRAGRRGQRVVLRFGEMLNADGTLYTANLRTARATDAYTFGRDETVEWEPRFTFHGFRYVEVRGLELAAGELPGPDVITGVVVHNDMRETGAFRCSDERVNQLAENIRWSLRSNFLEIPSDCPQRDERLGWSGDIQIFAKTAAFFYDTDAFLTKWMRDLRDGQLADGAFPDLAPTFICGFGNAAWADAGVIVPWVLYRRFGDVSVLEENYAAMCAWMRFQEATSRDGVRPPTVYGDWLALDAVKPEHAPVPSDFVGTAYFARTCAIMARVARLLGHEEDARGFAALDRRVRAAFRREFVTAGGRLAGECQTAYALALAFDLLPPAWRAGAVDRLAGLIGKHGGHLSTGFVGTPLLCPVLSRFGRHDVAMRLLLNDTYPSWLYTVKQGATTLWERWNSFSHEHGFGDAGMNSFNHYAFGAIGEWLIHFVAGIAPGQSAPAYRHIVFRPQPCAGLDRAEAELETPYGQATIAWRVEGRRMEGVLRVPPGAFADFEGGVFSRSQVRPQDGTESWAEAGGERMRLRAGRYVFDGVW